The sequence ATTTCTTCTACAACAAAAATAAATTCCGTTTCTCAGCAAGTGTCAATGGAAAAACAGGTTATAAAAATGTAGATGAAGTTTCAAATGTTTATTTTGAAGATGGGCTTTCGAATCTGAATGCAAGAACAAAATTGAAAAACGAAAGTCTATCAGGAAAAATAGCTTTGGATTATGATTTTTCAGAAAAAACAACCGTTGGTTTTCAAATTTTGAATGATATAACCAATCCTGATTTTCAATCCGATATTTTGGTTAATAAATACAATACAGAAAATGAATTGCAGCATTACATCATCAACAACAGTTTTGCTGACAGAGAATCCAAAAATCAAACATATAATGCGCATTTGATTACAAAATTAGATCCCTTGAACCGAAAATTATCCTTTGATGTAGATTACTTTAATTACAGTTCAAAATTTGATCGTGAGTTTATTGCAAATAATTACTTGGCTGATGGAACTTTTGTTGATGTTAATCAATCTGGAAGAAATATTTCGAATCAAGATATTGATAATTTGAGTTTTAAAGCAGATATGGAACATCCGCTAGAAAAGTTGAATTTGTCTTATGGAGCCAAAGCTAGTTTTACAAATAGCATAAGCGATGTACTTTATTACGATACAATTACAGGAACTCCAGTATTAGATCCAAGCCAATCAAACCGATTTAAATACACTGAAAATAATCAGGCAGTTTATATTAATGGAGATAAAAAAGTAAATGAAAAATGGAATTTTCAATTGGGATTGCGACTTGAAAATACGCAAACAAAAGGATTTTCTGAAACATTGAATCAAGAAACAGTAAATGATTATTTCAAACTTTTTCCGACTGTTTTTACGTCATACAAAAAGAATGAGAACAATAGTTTTAGTTTAAATTATGGAAAAAGAATCAACAGACCTCGTTTTGATTTGCTGAATCCATTCCGTATTTACATCAGCAGTAATAGTTATTCAGAAGGGAATCCGTTTTTAAAGCCTTCTTTTAGTGACAATTTTGAGTTTGCTCATTCGTACAAAGAAATTTTAAGAACAAGTGTTTTCTTAAACATAATCACAGATGGTTACGGCGTTTTGTTTACTTCGAATCCAGAAACAAGCACACAGATCATAACACGTGATAATTATTTTAAAAGTTTAAATTATGGCATTGGAGAGAATTATTCCGCAAAATTTGCTAAATGGTGGCAGAGTGAAAATTCGGTATATTTTTTAGGTGCAAAAACGGAGTTTATCAAAGATATCAATGCAACGCCATCTAATAGTTTGCAAATTGATTTTTCTACAAACAATACTTTTACGTTAGGCAAAACAACAAAATTGCAAATTGATTTTTCATATACGACACCTTATAAAAGTGGTTTATATGAAATAGGGTATGCTTCTAGTTTTGATATCGGATTTAAGCAAGATTTGTTTAATAAAACCATGCAAATTGCGTTTTTGGCAAATGATATTTTTAATACTTCTTACTTAAAAGATTTTGCTTCGGTTGTAAATGGCGTAAAACAGGTTTATAGCAATAATGAAAGCAATCGATTTGTTCGTTTGTCAGTAATTTACAATTTCGGAAATAATAAAATCAATGCGAAGGAACGAAATTTCGGTAATCAGGACGAGAGAAAGAGAGCGAATTAAATGAGATAATTAGATAATGTGTCAATGAGTCAATTAGAAAATTATCTAATTGGCTCATTTTCTAATTGACTCATTATAAAAAGAATGCCAATAAAATTCCGAGAACGATCATTGAAACTTTGGCAACATTGAATTTATGTCCTTCACTGCTTTCGAAAATAATCGTCGATGAAATATGGAACAAAATTCCGATTACGATTGCGGTTATTTCGGTATAATAGTCATTTAAAATTGATAAATATTCTGAAGCGATTGTTCCGAGAGGCGTCATGATCGCAAAAGTGAGCATGAAGGCAAAAATGGCTTTTTTATTTAAATCGGCATTGATGAAAAATGTCGTTAAAATTACCGCGATTGGCAAATGATGAATCGCAATTCCAACAGCCAAACCGTGATGATGACTAACAGGAAAACCTTCTAAAAAAGCATGAATACACAAACTGATGAATAAAAGCCAAGGAATTTGAGACATCTTCGCATGCCCGTGAACGTGTCCGTGTTCGGCACCTTTCGAGAAAAACTCGAGCACAATCTGGAATAAAATTCCGATCATTATAAAGATGCCAATATTACGATTATGAGATTCGTAAACTTCTGGCAGAAGATGCATTACGGTCAATGACAATAAAAAAGAACCACTGAAAGCCAGCAGTAATTTTAAATTGGTTTTGTTTTCTGGTTTAATAAACAAAGCCACACTATATCCTAAAAGTACAGAAATTAAGGGTAGTAAATAGTTCATCTTTTTGTTTAATCGTTTTTTTGCTTAATTGTTTAATCGGTTTTGGTCAACGTGCTTAAACGATTAAACAAATTGACGATTTAACGATTAAACCTATTTAAAAATCATGATTAATCTTTCGCTTTCGGTTTTGTGGAATTTTTTGAGTTTGTAATCTCCAAAAATATCTAAAAGGTAAATTCCAGCTTCGTCCATTAAATCTTGAAAATCTTTTAAAGTCAGTGCTTTTACTTTTTCGGTAAAATGAAATTTTCGGCCTTGATCTTCAAAATCTATTTCTTTGAAAATATGACCATCTTCAACATATCTTTTAATGTGAAAATCGATTCCGTCAACCGTTTTGACTTCTTCAGGAACAAGAGTTTCAATAACTTGAGTCACATTCATAAAATCGATTACCGCAAAACCATATTCAGACAAGCTTTCTTTAATGGCTTTTAGGGTTGTCAGATTGTCATCGTCGCTTTCGAAATAGCCAAAACTTGTAAAAAGATTAAAAATGGCATCAAATTTTTCTTCAAATGGTTCACGCATGTCGTGCACTTTGAAATGAAGATTTTCGTTGCTGTTTTTGCTGGCTTCGGCAATACTGTTTTCAGATAAATCGGCGCCCAAAACATTAAACCCTAACTGATTTAAATAAATAGAGTGTCTTCCTTTTCCGCAAGCCAAATCTAATACTTTTGCTTTTTCTGGCAAGTTCAGGTAATGCGTTAAGTTGTCCATGAAAATCTGAGCTTCTCTATAGTTTCTATCCTTATAAAGAATATGATAATAGGGAGTATCAAACCATGATGTAAACCAGTTTTCAGTGTTACGATCTTGATTAGGTGTTGATGAGTTCGGTGCTTCAGACATTTATTCTATTTCAATTAATTCAAAGTCCGGCAAATTTAGTGTATTTTTGCCGAAAAATAACTATTTCGCTATCATAGGTAATGGTGATTGGCTTTTTTTAATTGAAAAAAAATGGAAGAAAATTTTAAAATGATAGCCAAATGTTTTTTTGGTTTCGAAGAAATATTAGAGAATGAATTGCGCGCACTTGGTGCTCAAGATGTTGAGAAAGGCGTGCGAATGGTAAGTTTTAAAGGAGATAAAGGTTTTATGTACAAAGCCAATTTGTCACTTAGAACAGCACTTAAGGTTTTGAAGCCAATTTATTCTTTTAGAGCAAACAACGATCAAGCTTTGTATAAAGGAATTTCAGGCATGAATTGGGCTAAATTTCTAAATGCCAATCAAACTTTTGTGATTGATACAACCGTGCATTCGACTTACTTTAACCATTCTGAGTTTGTTTCACAAAAATGTAAAGATGCGATTGTTGACCAATTTAGAGAAAGAACAGGCCAGCGCCCAAGTATTGACAAACAACATCCAGATTTGCGAATCAACATTCATATTGACAAAGATCAGGTTTCGGTTTCTTTAGATACTTCTGGAGCTTCACTTCATCAGCGTGGTTATAGAACAGCTACAAATATTGCGCCTATTAATGA comes from Flavobacterium sp. KACC 22761 and encodes:
- a CDS encoding outer membrane beta-barrel family protein, translating into MKKLHLLIFLVLPLFCLAQSTLKLKGKIASETKSLEWAEVSILNVEGKIIDGTMAKEDGSFEINLKNGSYKIKVSLLGFADYEKEISLEKDTDLGTIVLSENETKLVEVVVQSKKKTIEQKTDRLVYNLENNVTNVGGDALSAINTAPGVVVQNNTINILGKGTSRVMIDGRIIELTGEELNNFLKSISASDIKNIEIISNPPAKYEAEGTGGLINIIMKKGARDSWKNTITASYDQSKYGIFTLRDNFFYNKNKFRFSASVNGKTGYKNVDEVSNVYFEDGLSNLNARTKLKNESLSGKIALDYDFSEKTTVGFQILNDITNPDFQSDILVNKYNTENELQHYIINNSFADRESKNQTYNAHLITKLDPLNRKLSFDVDYFNYSSKFDREFIANNYLADGTFVDVNQSGRNISNQDIDNLSFKADMEHPLEKLNLSYGAKASFTNSISDVLYYDTITGTPVLDPSQSNRFKYTENNQAVYINGDKKVNEKWNFQLGLRLENTQTKGFSETLNQETVNDYFKLFPTVFTSYKKNENNSFSLNYGKRINRPRFDLLNPFRIYISSNSYSEGNPFLKPSFSDNFEFAHSYKEILRTSVFLNIITDGYGVLFTSNPETSTQIITRDNYFKSLNYGIGENYSAKFAKWWQSENSVYFLGAKTEFIKDINATPSNSLQIDFSTNNTFTLGKTTKLQIDFSYTTPYKSGLYEIGYASSFDIGFKQDLFNKTMQIAFLANDIFNTSYLKDFASVVNGVKQVYSNNESNRFVRLSVIYNFGNNKINAKERNFGNQDERKRAN
- a CDS encoding class I SAM-dependent methyltransferase gives rise to the protein MSEAPNSSTPNQDRNTENWFTSWFDTPYYHILYKDRNYREAQIFMDNLTHYLNLPEKAKVLDLACGKGRHSIYLNQLGFNVLGADLSENSIAEASKNSNENLHFKVHDMREPFEEKFDAIFNLFTSFGYFESDDDNLTTLKAIKESLSEYGFAVIDFMNVTQVIETLVPEEVKTVDGIDFHIKRYVEDGHIFKEIDFEDQGRKFHFTEKVKALTLKDFQDLMDEAGIYLLDIFGDYKLKKFHKTESERLIMIFK
- a CDS encoding ZIP family metal transporter; translation: MNYLLPLISVLLGYSVALFIKPENKTNLKLLLAFSGSFLLSLTVMHLLPEVYESHNRNIGIFIMIGILFQIVLEFFSKGAEHGHVHGHAKMSQIPWLLFISLCIHAFLEGFPVSHHHGLAVGIAIHHLPIAVILTTFFINADLNKKAIFAFMLTFAIMTPLGTIASEYLSILNDYYTEITAIVIGILFHISSTIIFESSEGHKFNVAKVSMIVLGILLAFFL